The Daphnia carinata strain CSIRO-1 chromosome 2, CSIRO_AGI_Dcar_HiC_V3, whole genome shotgun sequence genome has a segment encoding these proteins:
- the LOC130699839 gene encoding uncharacterized protein LOC130699839, translated as MFGGSAPFMCKTPFDGDPRDWLLFSSRFQALVHDVIPNDAQRLAILTEWVGPNVLRRISPLLRAPRGYPAVLSYLKKHYGSSEQISRCQIHDLLSLPIVKPGDRQALELFSDQLHGAVVILEQGGLKHDLKSAANLEQAVQKLPPLFRHRWARYVRKRLPRVVDLGDLDRFLEEVVEEERIAFASVELAPRIEIRGKRANFDHPNLERYPSPKLSFPKPPPVRPSPTVLSTQATRETDIECPSCGEAHRLSSCAEFRRKSPNDRALLAKEKGVCFNCLGGKHRSADCRSKPACESSGCRARHHSLLHGAERVFPERSGHHRFPPPNEDSSVVPGPQTFAIAARSASNVRLAVVPVRLRAGDRTLDVFALLDTGSQAT; from the coding sequence ATGTTTGGAGGATCGGCTCCGTTTATGTGTAAAACTCCTTTCGACGGAGATCCGCGTGACTGGCTTCTCTTTTCCTCGCGCTTCCAGGCTCTCGTTCATGATGTCATTCCAAATGACGCCCAGCGCTTAGCCATTCTAACCGAGTGGGTAGGCCCTAATGTTCTGCGCCGCATCTCTCCGCTTTTGAGAGCGCCTCGAGGTTACCCGGCTGTTCTTTCCTACCTGAAGAAACACTACGGTTCGAGTGAGCAGATCTCCCGCTGCCAAATTCACGATCTTTTGAGCCTCCCTATCGTCAAACCAGGTGATCGTCAGGCGCTGGAGCTGTTTTCCGATCAGCTACATGGAGCAGTCGTAATATTGGAGCAGGGAGGGCTGAAGCATGATTTAAAGAGTGCTGCCAACTTAGAACAAGCAGTTCAAAAGCTGCCACCTCTTTTTCGCCATCGCTGGGCCCGCTATGTGCGAAAACGTTTGCCAAGAGTTGTAGATCTTGGCGATCTCGATCGGTTTCTGGAGGAGGTTGTCGAAGAAGAGAGGATCGCCTTTGCGTCTGTCGAACTAGCGCCCAGGATCGAGATCCGTGGAAAGCGTGCCAACTTTGACCATCCTAACCTCGAGAGATACCCTTCTCCCAAGCTTTCATTTCCAAAGCCACCACCCGTCCGTCCATCTCCGACCGTTTTGTCTACCCAGGCAACTAGAGAAACTGACATCGAGTGTCCGAGCTGCGGTGAGGCTCATCGCTTAAGCAGCTGTGCGGAATTTCGACGGAAGTCGCCGAACGATCGAGCGTTGTTGGCGAAGGAAAAAGGTGTATGTTTCAACTGCCTCGGAGGAAAACATCGAAGTGCCGACTGTCGTTCGAAGCCGGCCTGTGAATCGTCCGGATGCCGTGCTCGCCATCACTCGTTGCTGCATGGTGCGGAAAGAGTTTTCCCTGAGAGGAGTGGACACCACCGTTTTCCACCTCCGAACGAAGATTCGAGCGTCGTTCCAGGTCCGCAGACTTTCGCCATTGCCGCCCGTTCAGCTTCAAACGTCCGTTTGGCCGTTGTTCCAGTCCGTCTTCGTGCTGGTGATAGAACCCTCGACGTCTTCGCTCTACTGGACACCGGTAGCCAAGCTACTTAA